In Gadus chalcogrammus isolate NIFS_2021 chromosome 11, NIFS_Gcha_1.0, whole genome shotgun sequence, a single window of DNA contains:
- the LOC130391254 gene encoding sorcin-like isoform X1, whose product MAYPGYGAPPQAGYAMGQQQQDPLYGFFSSVAGQDGQISAEELQRCLTQCGMAGSYKPFNLETCRLMINMLDRDMSGSMGFTEFKELAGALNGWKQNFVTMDRDRSGTIEAQEMQQALGSMGYNFSPQSLGVVLRRHSTHGRIAFDDYVACCVRLRSLTDHFRRRDSSQQGTAAFQYDDFIQVTMSS is encoded by the exons ATGGCTTATCCGGGATATGGCGCTCCCCCGCAAGCGGGATATGCGATGGGG cagcagcagcaggatccTCTCTACGGATTCTTTTCATCTGTTGCCGGACAG GATGGCCAGATCTCTGCAGAGGAGCTTCAGAGGTGTCTCACACAGTGTGGAATGGCTGGCTCCTACAAGC CTTTTAACCTGGAGACCTGCAGACTCATGATCAACATGCTGGAC CGGGACATGTCGGGCTCCATGGGTTTTACTGAGTTCAAGGAGCTAGCGGGGGCCCTGAACGGCTGGAAGCAGAACTTCGTGACCATGGACCGGGACCGCAGCGGGACCATCGAGGCCCAAGAGATGCAGCAGGCCCTAGGCAGCATGG GTTATAACTTCAGCCCCCAGAGTTTGGGGGTCGTACTTCGACGCCACAGCACCCACGGGCGGATAGCCTTCGATGACTACGTGGCCTGTTGTGTTCGGCTACGCAGCCTCACTG atcACTTCCGGAGGAGAGACAGTTCACAACAAGGCACGGCCGCCTTTCAGTATGAtgat TTCATACAGGTTACCATGAGttcatga
- the LOC130391254 gene encoding sorcin-like isoform X2 has translation MAYPGYGAPPQAGYAMGQQQDPLYGFFSSVAGQDGQISAEELQRCLTQCGMAGSYKPFNLETCRLMINMLDRDMSGSMGFTEFKELAGALNGWKQNFVTMDRDRSGTIEAQEMQQALGSMGYNFSPQSLGVVLRRHSTHGRIAFDDYVACCVRLRSLTDHFRRRDSSQQGTAAFQYDDFIQVTMSS, from the exons ATGGCTTATCCGGGATATGGCGCTCCCCCGCAAGCGGGATATGCGATGGGG cagcagcaggatccTCTCTACGGATTCTTTTCATCTGTTGCCGGACAG GATGGCCAGATCTCTGCAGAGGAGCTTCAGAGGTGTCTCACACAGTGTGGAATGGCTGGCTCCTACAAGC CTTTTAACCTGGAGACCTGCAGACTCATGATCAACATGCTGGAC CGGGACATGTCGGGCTCCATGGGTTTTACTGAGTTCAAGGAGCTAGCGGGGGCCCTGAACGGCTGGAAGCAGAACTTCGTGACCATGGACCGGGACCGCAGCGGGACCATCGAGGCCCAAGAGATGCAGCAGGCCCTAGGCAGCATGG GTTATAACTTCAGCCCCCAGAGTTTGGGGGTCGTACTTCGACGCCACAGCACCCACGGGCGGATAGCCTTCGATGACTACGTGGCCTGTTGTGTTCGGCTACGCAGCCTCACTG atcACTTCCGGAGGAGAGACAGTTCACAACAAGGCACGGCCGCCTTTCAGTATGAtgat TTCATACAGGTTACCATGAGttcatga
- the LOC130391251 gene encoding U11/U12 small nuclear ribonucleoprotein 48 kDa protein-like: MTDTLGTQTVEERLGCLQELTKFTENCQKQLNDILETLGWSPEYDGSAQETMVQCPFDPNHRIPVRSLERHKSSCSLSKMGYSAEEQEGMYDSSVCYEKSNIRSVTMDEATQQQVILKARAAAPLMRMEGVFWQGEYTSQPLDVPQNHKRALCDLTVADRLALYDHVTGELNQQQQEAAANEDLYVDLVAKLKRDEQQGEPKSHLELMAEKRDYKRRRQSYRAKNVHITKKSYTEVGPPSPLPDPPDILNGLPQWKHDRCLGPVLNCFSEHRWGHRVESLVS, from the exons atgACCGACACTTTGGGAACCCAAACCGTTGAGGAGCGACTAGGCTGTCTGCAAGAGTTGACCAAGTTCACAGAAAACTGTCAAAAACAGTTGAACGACATACTTGAAACGCTGGGATGGTCTCCTGAATATGATGGCTCCGCTCAG GAGACGATGGTCCAGTGTCCCTTCGACCCAAACCATCGCATCCCGGTCAGATCCCTGGAGAGACACAAATCCTCCTGTAGCCTCAGTAAAATGGGCTACTCTGCTGAGGAGCAG GAAGGGATGTACGACTCTTCAGTTTGTTATGAGAAGTCAAACATAAGAAGTGTCACAATGG ATGAAGCTACGCAGCAACAGGTGATCCTCAAGGCAAGAGCTGCTGCTCCGTTGATGAGGATGGAGGGAGTGTTCTGGCAAG GTGAGTACACTAGCCAGCCCTTGGACGTGCCCCAGAACCACAAGCGGGCGCTCTGTGACCTCACGGTGGCCGACCGGTTGGCCCTGTACGACCACGTGACCGGTGAGCTCAACCAACAGCAGCAAGAGGCCGCCGCCAACGAGGACCTCTACGTTGATCTGGTGGCCAAACTCAAGAGGG ACGAGCAGCAGGGAGAGCCCAAGTCGCACCTGGAGCTGATGGCCGAGAAGAGAGACTACAAGAGGAGGCGGCAGTCCTACCGCGCCAAGAACGTCCACATCACCAAGAAGTCCTACACAGAGGTGGGACCCCCTAGTCCGCTACCAGACCCACCAGACATCCTGAATGGGCTACCGCAGTGGAAGCACGATAGATGTTTGGGCCCCGTATTGAATTGTTTTAGCGAACACCGTTGGGGTCACCGGGTTGAATCCCTAGTGTCCTAG